A genomic window from Brassica oleracea var. oleracea cultivar TO1000 chromosome C8, BOL, whole genome shotgun sequence includes:
- the LOC106312536 gene encoding DEAD-box ATP-dependent RNA helicase 28, producing the protein MSGAFFYDAASDDDLEFLNHEDESSDEDVAEERKARAEGGEDEEDSEVEDEDDDDDDVEEEDEKPTRKGSTDAQSPWDFASYSSSVGEEHARRHTTSIDEKISKAIKHRPLPISTEEEEEEEEEEEDVSEAEPDKQEEYLSEDEEAADSKADNVAAKPFFSTVDGVSFHANSFMELNLSRPLLRACETLGYKKPTPIQAACIPLALTGRDLCASAITGSGKTAAFALPTLERLLFRPKRVFATRVLILTPTRELAVQIHSMIQKLAQFTDIKCGLIVGGLSVREQEVVLRSMPDIVVATPGRMIDHLRNSMSVDLDDLAVLILDEADRLLQTGFATEIQELVRLCPKRRQTMLFSATMTEEVKELVKLSLNKPLRLSADPSARRPPGLTEEVVRIRRTREANQEAVLLSLCTRTFKSKVIIFSGTKQAAHRLKILFGLAGLKAAELHGNLTQAQRLDSLELFRKQEVDFLIATDVAARGLDIIGVQTVINYACPREIDSYVHRVGRTARAGREGYAVTFVTDNDRSLLKVIAKKVGSKLKSRIIPEQSIVKWSQIIDEMEDQYSAVIRLEREERALRKAEMEFAKAENMIEHRDEIFARPKRTWFMTEKEKKLVAKTEKDSAGNPSGNELVSADIAEDLKMKEKRKREREKNLPRKKRRKLEAAREMLEDNEEEDEEEEEGEDEKRGRSRGNKKKKNEPEKKGLTLVDLGYRRAKAVKAKQRAIDSGKMDRPTPNKKQNLNRTKPKTQPRNEEMKDLFKSDMSDKKQGSVGAGASAKPRGKSKNSFKSKGRYKRR; encoded by the exons ATGTCCGGGGCCTTCTTCTACGACGCCGCTAGCGACGACGATCTCGAATTCCTAAACCACGAAGACGAGAGCAGCGACGAAGATGTAGCTGAAGAGCGTAAAGCTCGAGCAGAAGGTGGAGAAGACGAAGAAGATAGCGAAGTTGAGGATGAGGACGACGACGATGATGACGTAGAAGAAGAAGATGAGAAACCTACAAGGAAAGGAAGCACCGATGCTCAATCTCCTTGGGATTTCGCGTCGTATTCAAGCTCCGTCGGGGAAGAACACGCCCGCCGTCACACAACCTCTATCGATGAGAAGATCTCAAAAGCTATCAAGCATCGTCCTCTTCCTATCTCCACTGAGGAAGAAGAAGAAGAAGAAGAAGAAGAAGAAGATGTCTCCGAGGCTGAACCTGACAAACAA GAGGAGTATCTTTCGGAAGACGAAGAGGCAGCTGATTCGAAAGCAGACAATGTTGCAGCCAAGCCGTTCTTCTCTACCGTGGATGGAGTTTCGTTTCATGCTAATTCTTTCATGGAGCTCAACCTCTCTCGCCCATTGCTTCGAGCTTGTGAAACTCTTGGATACAAGAAACCTACCCCGATTCAG GCAGCGTGTATACCTTTAGCACTTACAGGGCGTGATCTTTGCGCCAGTGCAATCACTGGATCAGGGAAG ACTGCTGCGTTCGCTTTACCTACTCTTGAGAGGTTGCTGTTTCGTCCTAAGCGGGTCTTTGCTACTAGGGTTCTTATTCTCACTCCAACCAGGGAGCTGGCTGTCCA GATTCACAGTATGATTCAGAAGCTTGCACAGTTTACTGATATCAAATGTGGATTGATTGTAGGAGGGCTGTCTGTAAGG GAGCAAGAGGTTGTTTTGAGGTCTATGCCAGATATTGTTGTCGCTACTCCTGGACGTATGATAGATCATTTGCGTAATTCGATGTCTGTCGATTTGGATGATCTCGCGGTTTTGATTCTCGATGAAGCAGATCGTCTTCTACAGACTGGGTTTGCCACTGAAATACAAGAGCTG GTTCGCTTATGTCCCAAGAGAAGGCAAACAATGCTCTTCTCAGCCACAATGACTGAAGAAGTTAAAGAGCTTGTCAAACTTTCCTTGAACAAACCACTGCGTCTCTCAGCTGATCCATCAGCTAGAAGGCCTCCAGGCCTGACTGAGGA GGTGGTAAGAATACGCAGGACGCGTGAGGCAAATCAGGAAGCTGTTCTTCTTTCATTATGCACAAGAACTTTCAAATCAAAAGTTATCATCTTTAG TGGAACAAAACAGGCTGCACATAGGCTGAAAATTTTATTCGGACTAGCTGGCCTCAAAGCAGCTGAGCTTCATGGAAACCTAACTCAAGCACAACGTCTTGAT TCTCTGGAACTTTTCAGAAAGCAAGAGGTTGATTTCCTCATTGCCACCGATGTGGCTGCTCGA GGGCTTGATATTATTGGTGTCCAAACTGTTATAAATTATGCCTGTCCTCGGGAAATAGACAG TTATGTTCACAGAGTTGGTAGAACAGCTAGGGCTGGAAGAGAAGGTTATGCTGTAACCTTTGTGACTGACAATGACCGATCCCTTTTGAAAGTCATT GCCAAGAAGGTGGGTTCAAAGTTGAAAAGCAGAATCATCCCAGAGCAGTCAATCGTTAAGTGGTCTCAGATAATCGATGAAATGGAAGATCAATACTCTGCTGTTATTCGACTAGAGAG GGAAGAGCGAGCTCTAAGGAAAGCTGAAATGGAATTTGCAAAA GCGGAGAACATGATTGAACACAGAGATGAAATATTCGCACGCCCAAAAAGGACTTGGTTCATGACAGAGAAGGAGAAGAAGCTCGTGGCGAAAACTGAAAAG GATTCTGCTGGAAACCCTTCTGGAAACGAACTAGTTAGTGCTGATATAGCAGAGGACCTCAAGATGAAGGAGAAGAGAAAACGCGAACGCGAG AAGAATCTTCCAAGGAAAAAACGTAGAAAGCTTGAAGCTGCCAGAGAGATGCTAGAGGATAACGAAGAAGAAGACGAAGAGGAAGAAGAAGGAGAAGATGAAAAACGAGGAAGATCAAGA GGGAACAAGAAGAAGAAGAACGAACCAGAGAAGAAAGGATTGACACTCGTGGATCTTGGTTACAGACGAGCAAAGGCGGTAAAAGCAAAACAGAGAGCAATTGATTCGGGTAAGATGGATAGACCAACGCCGAACAAGAAACAAAACCTAAACCGGACTAAACCAAAAACGCAGCCTCGAAATGAAGAGATGAAAGATCTGTTCAAGAGTGATATGAGCGACAAGAAACAAGGCAGTGTCGGAGCTGGGGCTTCAGCGAAACCTCGCGGGAAGTCGAAGAACTCTTTCAAGAGCAAAGGCCG ATATAAGCGTAGGTAG